In the Pelmatolapia mariae isolate MD_Pm_ZW linkage group LG10_11, Pm_UMD_F_2, whole genome shotgun sequence genome, CTGCTAGGTTAACGTGTAACTTGCGTCAAGTTGATGTGCATCTATCTGGAAAAAGTTACTTCAATAATCTCACAAGCATTAATATTTGCACTGATCATTTTTCAGTTGCCCCAAATATCTCTGAAACAGTGGAAGTTACAGTTGAAGAGGAGGATGACCTTGTCTTGGAGTGTGACACAAGGGCCAATCCACTTGTCTCCTCTGTGACATGGTCACTAAATGGAAGCCTGGTGGATCTACTAGCAGATGGCCTCTCTGTGATCAATAATGGCTTAACATGTCAGCTGACAGCCAGCAAAGTGAAGAAAAGCTTGCATGGAGGCATGTACACGTGCACAGTGGACTCTCCTATGTATGGAATTAGCAGCAGGCATTTCCAAGTCACAATAACAGGTGAGCCCACAAGATCAGCACTCTGCAATGCTACCCAAGCCACATCTCCACATTAAGTTGTTCAATGGATTATAAAAATCAGTGCATGATATTATGGCTTGGTTATTAATGTTTTAATCTTCATTTTTACAGACAAAACCCTGAAGTTCCCACTGGGGCCCATGATAGCTGGGCTGGTGGTTGTGGGCCTCACTGCTCTTCTTGCTGTTGTTTCAAGGTGGAGGAAAATCGTAAAGGTAACGCACAGAA is a window encoding:
- the tmigd1 gene encoding transmembrane and immunoglobulin domain-containing protein 1, translated to MKFILRAAVFHFLVLYAVHILAINIQSKPAFNDEGVIQVKLNEPVSLVCTFGVTQADEELVWLRNDAAVLLKEGNNKNRSSLCVTPTYEDNGAKFTCHQKGNSTDQVSVTLNVTFAPNISETVEVTVEEEDDLVLECDTRANPLVSSVTWSLNGSLVDLLADGLSVINNGLTCQLTASKVKKSLHGGMYTCTVDSPMYGISSRHFQVTITDKTLKFPLGPMIAGLVVVGLTALLAVVSRWRKIVKCCK